ATATGGGTGATGCGATCCACCATCAGCATGTTGGGGGCGGGCAGTTGCGCGTTACCTGGGCCGAACAGCTCACCGCGACTGCAGCGCAGCAGGTCTTCCCGAGTAAAGGCGTTTTGTTTGGTCATGCGAGCTCCTCAATAGTCCCGTGCGGCAGGGTTGGGCAATCTTCCCGGCCGATCGAAGCGTTCATGCCTCGAGCCGGCAGCCTACTCATAGACTATTGCGTTGTAGTGAAAGTCACAGCGCCAAGGGTATGAAAGTACACTTGTTCACTGAAATTTTTTTTGAGGGCCTTTTCAGGGCCCCGTCGGGTGCCTAAGACTGCCGCACTTTCGCCCGTCACGCCAGTCGCACCTGTTGGAAAATAGCCTGTTACTGCACCCAACGTTGGAGAATCTGCTGCAGATCCGCACGCTTGAACGGCTTGGCCAGGTAGTCGTTCATGCCCGCTGCCAGGCAGGCTTCGCGGTCGCCCTGCAAGGCGTTGGCGGTCAGAGCGATGATCGGCAGATCGGCGCAGCCGGGCAATTGGCGGATCTGCCGGGTGGCTTCATAACCATCGACCAGCGGCAGTCGGCAATCCATCAGAATCGCCTCGAAAATCAGGCTCTCGGCGCTGCGCACCGCCTGGGCCCCGTCGGTGACGATGCTCACGGTGAAGCCCAGGCTGCGCAGCATGGCCTGGATCACGGTCTGGTTCACCGGGTTGTCTTCCACCAGCAGCACATTGCGGCCCTCGCCCTGGTGAGCGGCGGTGCTGACGCGTGGTGCCAGCACCGGCAGGCTTTGCTGGAACAGCGCCAGGGGGATCTCCAGGGTGAACACCGAGCCACGGCCTTCCTCGCTCTGGGCCCGCAGGGTGCCGCCCATGCGTTCGGCCAGGGTGCGGGCAATGGGCAGGCCCAGGCCGGTGCCGCCATACCGCCGGGAAATGCTGCTGTCGGCCTGCTGGAATGCATCGAACATCAGCTCCAGGCTGGCGGGGCTGATACCGATTCCGCTGTCGCGCACCGCACAGGTGAACCACAGGAGCTCATGATCCAGGGCCTGCCACTGGGCCTCGATGATCACGCTGCCTTGTTCGGTGAACTTCAGGGCGTTGCCGATCAGGTTGACCAGAATCTGCCGGATCCGCGTCGGGTCGCCCTTGACCTGCAGCGACTCCATGCCCGGTGGCAGGCGCAGTTGCAGGTCCAGGCCGCGCTGCAGGGCGCTGTGCTGGAAGGCCTGGGCCGAGCTGCCGATCAGTTCGGCGAGGTTGAACGGGATGTGTTCCAGCTCCAGGGCCGAGCGTTCGATGCGCGAGAAATCGAGGATGTCGTTGATCACCTTCAGCAGGTGTTCGGTGGACTCCGAAGCCAGCGCCGCGTATTCGCTCTGCTCCTGGGTCATCTCGGTGGTTTCCAGGAGCTGCAGCATGCCCAGCACGCCGTTCATCGGGGTGCGCAGTTCGTGGCTCATCATCGCCAGGAAATCCGATTTCGCCTTGTTCGCCCGTTCCGCTTCCTCCCGGGTCTGGATCAGTTGCGACATGGCCTGTTGCTGCTCGCGGCTGGCCAGCTCCAGGCCGGCGGCGAGGTTGTTGATGTGGCGTGCCAGATTGCCCAGCTCGCCGTCGTCGACAATCGGCAGCGGCGCCTTGAAGTCGCCTTCCTGGATCGCCTTGACCGCGTTACCCATGGCGCTGATGGGTTGCGCCAGGCCGGCAGCCAGGCGCCGTGCGAGGAGGAAGGTGAAGAGCAGGGCGAACAGGGCGAGGATCGCGGCCTTGAGGAGAATTTCCTGCTGGCGCTGGCTGAAGGCGTCGTTGGACATGCCGACAATGACCCGTCCCAGATACCCGTCACCCTGGGGCCCGAGGCTGGTCGGGTCGTCTTCCAGGAAGTCGTTGTGCACCTGGATGCGCTGCAAGCGCACCGGCGCCTGGAACACCTTGATCTGTTGCGCCTGTTTATGAGTGGCAGACGGTTGCTCGACATACACCAGGATGTTGTTGGCGCTGTCCTGGACCTCCAGAAAGTGCACGTGGGGCGTGGCCAGGGTGGCCTGCAACAGGCTTTCCAGGCCTTCGTTGTTGCCGGAGATCACGCCGTACTCGGTGGCTGGCGCCAGCTGGTTGGCAATCAGTTGGCCGGTGTGGTTGAGCTCCTGGCGCAGGTCCTGAATGCGCACGAAGGTGAAGAAGCTGATCAGCAACAGGGTCAGGAGCAAGGCCGGGCCGAGGCTGATGAGCTGCGTGCGGGTGTGGATGTCCCATCGGCGACGCAATTTCATGGGCGTTGCTCTCCTTCACTCAGTTGGCGCGCGACGGCTTGCGGGTCGATTTCCTCGATGCCCAGTGAGCGTGCCACCTGTGGATTGCTCAGTACTTTGAAGGCCGCCGGGTACAGTGCCCGGGGCCAGCGATTCGGCGCCTGCTCAAGCAGGCTGTCCAGGGTCTGCAGCCAGTCCTGCTGGTCGCTGTAGGTGCTGGCCAGGCTGCCGGCCCTGACGAAGCCGGCATTGGGGCCGATCAGCGCCCGCTGTTGGGCGTAGCTGCTCAGGAGCAGGTTCTTCACGGTTTTCGGGTTGTACAGCTTGGGGTCATCCAGGCCCAGCAGCACGTCGCTGTTGCGCAGCAGGTTTTGCAATGGCCGGCTGTCGTGGGTGCTGTCCCAGGCTTCGGCGACGATTTCCAGGCCCAGGGATTGCGCGGCGCCGCGCAGCTCCTTGAGCAGGAACTGGCTGTCCTCGCTGTACAGCACGCCAACCCGGCGCACCTGGGGCAAGACCTGGCGGATCAGGTGCAACTGACGACTCGGCGGTGGATCGCTCCAGAGCAGGCTGAGCTCGGGGTGGTGCAGGCCTTGCAGGCGCTGTTCGGCTTGCAGGCGGCTGATGCGCAGGACCAGGGTGGCCGGGCCCTGGGGATCTTGCAGGCGCCAGTCGAGGCTTTGCGGATCCAGCAGAATCAGGCGCGTGGCGCTGGGCAACTGGCCCGGCGCCGGCAGTTGCTCCAGCGGTACGAAGCGCACCTGGTCCTGGGGGCGTTGGGCGGCCAGCTCTGCGGTGAAGGTGCGTACCGCCGGGTTGTCCTCGCTGGCGGTCAGCAAGACGTCGGCGGCGCGCAGCGGTGCGCACAGCAGCAGACTCAGCAGGAACAGGCCCCAGCCGAGTCGGCGACGCAAGTCCAAGGCCCCCGAGGGCCGCTGCCGGGCCACGCTAGAACTCCAGCTCGGCGCTGAAATAGACCAGGTGCCGCGAGTCGTAGCGGTTGTCGGCGAAGGTGCTGGGCTGGTGGTCGAGTCGTTGTTGCAGTGTGCCCGCCAGTTCCAGGTTGGCCTTGCCCAGGGCCAGGCGCTTGGCGATGCGCGTGTCGACGCGTTCGAAGCGGTAGCCGTTGAGGGCGCTGTCAGCGTAATAGAACAACGCGCTGGACCAGCCCCGGCCCCAATTGCGCAGCCAGCCGGCGGAGCCGCTGTTGCTGGCGGTCAGGCGCTGGTCCAGGGGGTTGCTGGCTTGGGCGTGGACATAGGCGTAGGTCAGGCGCAGGCGGTCGGCGTGGCTCAATTGCCAGTCCAGCTGGCTTTCGGTGCCGGAGAAGCGTGAGGAATTGCTGTTGCTGGCGATGTATTGGTTGTTGCGCAGCGGCTCGCTGATCATGCCGCTGATTTCGTCGTAGAACAGCTTGATGTCGAGGTTCAGGGCCTGGTCGACGAAGTAGCCGTTGTAGCCCAGCTCGCGGGAGCGCATGTGTTCCTGATCGAGGTTGCCCGGGCCCCGGGTCTTGACGAAGTACTGGGCGCTGCTCTGGCCGTAGACCGGGCTGCTCAGGCCGGTGACCCGGTAGCTCCAGTTGACGTTGTTCTCGAACATGTCCGGGGAGCGGATGGCTTCCGAATACACCGCCCGCAGCCCGTGGCGCGGGTTGATCAGGTAGTTGACGGCGATCCGTGGCGTCAGCGAGTTGCCGGTCAGCTGGGTGTCTTCGTACATAGCCCCGCCCTGGATCAGCCAGTGTTCGCTGGCTCGCCACTCCAGCTGGCCGAACAGGCGCCAGGTGGTGTCGTCGAGGGTGCCGTTGAAATAGGTTTCGGAGTCGGCCCGGTCGTAACGATAGTTCATGCCGCTGACCAGTCGCAGGTTATCGCTGAGGCTCAGGGTGTCCTGCAGTTCAAGGTCGTAACGGGTTTCGCGGGTGCTCTGGTCGATGTTGCCGCAGACGGTATTCTTGCCTCCGCCGTTTTTCCATTGATCGATGACTTGGTTGGCCAACGCCTGTTCCGTCGTGGTTCCGCTAGGCGCCCCACTCAAGTAATCGGGCATGTGGCGCGCCAGGCGCTCGGCGTAATTCGGGTTGATTTGCCACAGGCGCGTCAGTTCGGGGCTGAAGGAAATGGCTGCGTCACAGGCGCGCCAGGTTTGCTGGCGATCCCAGTGCTGGGCCGAGCCCTGGATATAAAGGCTGTGCTGCGCATTGAGCTCCAGGTTCCAGCGCAGTGACCCGGCGTAGTCCTTGGCGATCACATCGGAGTCTTTGCCCTGCTGGGATACGCCGTAGAACACCGGTTTATAGGTATAAGGCCGCTGGTTGGTGCCTTCCTTGGCATTCAATTGCCAATCGATGCTCTGCTGCTCGTCGAGCATCTGGCTCACCGACAGGCTGAAGCGGTTCAAGCGCTTGCTGTCGCGGTAGTCGGCGCCCAGGCGATTGTGGTCGAAGCCGTCATCTTCCTGTCCGGACAACGACAGGCGCAGGTCGCCGGTTTCCCAGCCCGTACCCTGGCTGGCGTACCAGTCGCTGATGCCGCGCTGGCCCCGGGTCACCTTGAACCGGGTGCCGTGGCTGTTGGCCGGTGCGCGGGTAATGATGTTGACCACCGCCATCAGCGCATTGGCGCCGTAGCTGACGGTGTTGGGGCCGCGAAACACCTCGATGCGTTCGATGTCTTCCATGGCCACCGGAATGTCGCTCCAGTCCACCGTGGCCAGGCCCGCGCGGTACACCGAGCGCCCGTCGATCAGCACCTGCATGCGCCGCGCTTCGCTGGCGTTGGTGCCGTGGTAGTTGACCGTGGCCTGGTTGCCGCTGATGGCCCCGACCATCATCCCGGGCACCAGGCGCAGCAGCTCGCTGACGTCCCGGGCGCCGCTGGCCCTGATCAGTTCGTTGTCGAGCACGGTCATGCTGCCCGGCACGGCGGCGGGGGATTGTTTCAGGCGTGTGGCGGTCAACACCTCGGGCAGTGCGCTGCCGTCGAGAAACAGATCGTCGGCCAGCACCGGGTGGCCGAAGAGCATGCCCAGCAGCAGCGACAGACGAAGAGGTGAGGGACCAACGGACACGGCACAGCCTTGAATCTTGAAAGATGGCGCGCATGTTAACCGAGATAGTCGAGTTTTCCAGTCGATAAGCCCGACATTCCCCGAATGACAGCGCGTGTTCCCGACAGGTTGCCTGAATGGCCGGTGGGGCTGGTGGTGGGAAAAGCGCCCCGTATAATGCCGCCATCGCCACTGCTATGGATAAACGGATTGCATATG
This genomic stretch from Pseudomonas sp. Os17 harbors:
- a CDS encoding ATP-binding protein; translated protein: MKLRRRWDIHTRTQLISLGPALLLTLLLISFFTFVRIQDLRQELNHTGQLIANQLAPATEYGVISGNNEGLESLLQATLATPHVHFLEVQDSANNILVYVEQPSATHKQAQQIKVFQAPVRLQRIQVHNDFLEDDPTSLGPQGDGYLGRVIVGMSNDAFSQRQQEILLKAAILALFALLFTFLLARRLAAGLAQPISAMGNAVKAIQEGDFKAPLPIVDDGELGNLARHINNLAAGLELASREQQQAMSQLIQTREEAERANKAKSDFLAMMSHELRTPMNGVLGMLQLLETTEMTQEQSEYAALASESTEHLLKVINDILDFSRIERSALELEHIPFNLAELIGSSAQAFQHSALQRGLDLQLRLPPGMESLQVKGDPTRIRQILVNLIGNALKFTEQGSVIIEAQWQALDHELLWFTCAVRDSGIGISPASLELMFDAFQQADSSISRRYGGTGLGLPIARTLAERMGGTLRAQSEEGRGSVFTLEIPLALFQQSLPVLAPRVSTAAHQGEGRNVLLVEDNPVNQTVIQAMLRSLGFTVSIVTDGAQAVRSAESLIFEAILMDCRLPLVDGYEATRQIRQLPGCADLPIIALTANALQGDREACLAAGMNDYLAKPFKRADLQQILQRWVQ
- a CDS encoding TonB-dependent receptor plug domain-containing protein; the protein is MSVGPSPLRLSLLLGMLFGHPVLADDLFLDGSALPEVLTATRLKQSPAAVPGSMTVLDNELIRASGARDVSELLRLVPGMMVGAISGNQATVNYHGTNASEARRMQVLIDGRSVYRAGLATVDWSDIPVAMEDIERIEVFRGPNTVSYGANALMAVVNIITRAPANSHGTRFKVTRGQRGISDWYASQGTGWETGDLRLSLSGQEDDGFDHNRLGADYRDSKRLNRFSLSVSQMLDEQQSIDWQLNAKEGTNQRPYTYKPVFYGVSQQGKDSDVIAKDYAGSLRWNLELNAQHSLYIQGSAQHWDRQQTWRACDAAISFSPELTRLWQINPNYAERLARHMPDYLSGAPSGTTTEQALANQVIDQWKNGGGKNTVCGNIDQSTRETRYDLELQDTLSLSDNLRLVSGMNYRYDRADSETYFNGTLDDTTWRLFGQLEWRASEHWLIQGGAMYEDTQLTGNSLTPRIAVNYLINPRHGLRAVYSEAIRSPDMFENNVNWSYRVTGLSSPVYGQSSAQYFVKTRGPGNLDQEHMRSRELGYNGYFVDQALNLDIKLFYDEISGMISEPLRNNQYIASNSNSSRFSGTESQLDWQLSHADRLRLTYAYVHAQASNPLDQRLTASNSGSAGWLRNWGRGWSSALFYYADSALNGYRFERVDTRIAKRLALGKANLELAGTLQQRLDHQPSTFADNRYDSRHLVYFSAELEF
- a CDS encoding ABC transporter substrate-binding protein, which gives rise to MRRRLGWGLFLLSLLLCAPLRAADVLLTASEDNPAVRTFTAELAAQRPQDQVRFVPLEQLPAPGQLPSATRLILLDPQSLDWRLQDPQGPATLVLRISRLQAEQRLQGLHHPELSLLWSDPPPSRQLHLIRQVLPQVRRVGVLYSEDSQFLLKELRGAAQSLGLEIVAEAWDSTHDSRPLQNLLRNSDVLLGLDDPKLYNPKTVKNLLLSSYAQQRALIGPNAGFVRAGSLASTYSDQQDWLQTLDSLLEQAPNRWPRALYPAAFKVLSNPQVARSLGIEEIDPQAVARQLSEGEQRP